Sequence from the Coffea eugenioides isolate CCC68of unplaced genomic scaffold, Ceug_1.0 ScVebR1_1185;HRSCAF=1999, whole genome shotgun sequence genome:
TGCAAGAATGTAAGCCAACAATATCGGCATTATCAaacaaattattcaaattaGAAACTATGTTACCCATGGGATTCACATAATCTTCGTGGGAAGAGATGAAATTGAGCTCCGGGGCCATGTTTTTTATCTTTCGGAATAAAATGAAGGCGGAAGTGGCGGTGGTGGGATTGACCCAGAGGTGGAGACGGCGGAAGGTGGGGTTGGAGATGATCGAGAGCCATTGCTTGGAGACGGATTGGAAGCGGAGGAGGGATTTTGGGGGTAAATATGGGAGAATTTGTAGCAGAATATCTTCATTACACCCGATCAAAGTTGCTGATAATGGTGGAGAAGATGAGGAAACAAGAGCCGGAGGAATTTCAGGGGTCTCCGAGGTTTGAATTTGTTCCGCCGAagcagaggaggaggaggaggggcgGATAGAGAATTTTCTtgagttgcttatgtgtttgaTGAGGGGGGCCCTAGATATTCGGGTTGAAGAGCGCCGGAATTCGCCACCGCCGCCTTTATCGCCGCCGCGCGGATCCATTTTTCCGGCTGAAGGCTGTTACTGTCTACTTTTTTTCCCGGCTGAAGACTGTTACTATCTACTtcgcttttattttttttttattattgacaAGATCGGTGCAATTTAAACTCTAGATGGTTAGTATTTAATCCGATATATTTTTCTCTATAGAGGGATTTGCAGATTTAGTCCTCATATTTATTTTAAAGTGTTATAGAGTCCCACAAGttctatttttaaattttaatgtaTTTGCTCCTATACCTCTTTTCAAAGTCCATCATGgattttttaattcataaatttttttttacatatatcaaaGTAGTCCTTACAGTATTTCACAAATATTATAAGGAATagaaaaagttttaaaaaaagaataacataATCTTcatcttttttctatttttatttgagTATTTAATACTAGTACAATTTTGTTGATTCGATTTTCACATATCATTACCCCATCAAAATTTCGGTCGTGAATTTTCTAGttcctaaattttttttacatatatcaaaaaGTAGTCCTCTGACCAATTGTATGCTCTGGAAATCTAGTTAGATGATGAACGGGTGAATCCCAATCTTCGATACTAAAGTATCATTAGATATTATAGGACTGTTGTCCTTTTTATTTGGGCTGTTGTCCAATTACTGTACAGCTTgcattataaaatatataaaactattgtttcaacaaaaaaaaaaaaggaccaaTTGTTTTGTGTGCTTTTTGGGTTAAAGCAAAACACATTAAGATTAAGGCATAAAGGCGTTTTGTCAATTTAAACAATATAATAGTTCAAAGTGTCCCAAAGTTACTCTCAAATTTTCTTTCCTATTTAAGTGATTGAACAAATTTACCATTACACATAGAAATGATATTGAGCTTGTTCGGCAACAtagaaaactataaaatattTTGATGAAAAATGTATCATCAAAATAGGGAGgggaaatttttaaaaatttcattgtcTATTTAGGTCAGAAATCCTAAGCCAACGAAATGATAGAGGATTCTATTTAGATGCTCAAAAAACGgggaaaaaatgaaaggaaGGGGTGTATTTTGGGTTGTGAAATTAACATTTAGGGAAAAGTATTCATTACCATAAATACGAGGACTTAATAGGTTACTACTAGTGATacttttgcatttcatgcatttcattGAAAATTAATTCATACCGCAAAACCATGAATTCTTACTTATGTAAATATTAGACCGTATTTTGTCATCAAAGTTCTTGTGCATCCTAACAATGTCGGAATTGAACATTGACTtaacaattattattattatttttttcgaTCCTATGGAGAGTCAAGAACGCTAAAATGTCAGCGTTGAAAAATGAATCAAACTACTCGATACTCAAATCAAATTAAACTTGACAAACGCTCGTTCGAACTTACACAGCACGTCTTCTCTCATTTTCTAGTGAGAGAAAATTTTTAGATAGAGAGAGTGGCGAAAAAATGGGTGCAGAAGGTTGGAGTTTAACGGCTAAGCCGTGTGACTCGTGCAAAGTGCTCGTTTGAACTTGATTCACCAACTAGTCAAGCTAAatttaaacaatgttttatATTCGATAACATTCAAACtcgatttaaaaaaaaaaaaaacttaatagAACTCGATTCGGCAAGTGTTCGACTTGATTAGATTCGATTACACCCATACAtcatgcaaatcaattgatacaataaaattttaaacaagTTCAATAGTACAAGATGAACTTTCTAACATATCAAAACATGCTAAAAATTAGCACTTCCAGACATATTTCACTGCCTCACAATGCTCAGGACAGAAGTGAGAAGCTTTGCAACAGATTAATTTTATAGAAAATACAGTGCTTCTAATTATGATACAAAGTTGAATATCTCCATCATTTGGTTCGGATCTTGAGCTAGAATGTCCAAATAATACTAAATCAATTTAAAGAAGAAGTGATACATGTGTCTATATGCATATAGAAGGAGGTTCTTAGAATCCACagaatttagaaaaaaaaaaaagcatatttACTTTCAAAATATAATTATCTTACACGCAATTATTACCTGCCAATGCCAAGCATCAGATTAGCATAAATGGTGGAGCGTAGAACAAGATTAATATCTTGAACTTCCTTAGATTTATATCTTTAGGACCAAAAAAGAATATTATAAGATTCATTTCTTTCTGTGCTGAAATCAGCTCCTCTTTCTCCTCTGAACTTGGGAACCAGGGCTTAAGATTCCTTTGTTGCTAACAAATGAATTCTGCCAATCACactttttttcttcaaatcaagTATTTTGCCACAGACAGCTTAAATGCAGGCTTTCTTCTCTGGATGCAATCCTGTTCCTTACATATTAATATGGCGGTACAACTATTATCATCTAAAATCAACCCAAACTAACATGTTATCTTGACAAATTTAGATTTCTTATCAGGGAACAATGAACAATAATTCCCATTAATTTCAgcttcaacaaaaaaaaaagtgtgtaATGGCTAATGTAGGTTGCTCGTAACCATTCTCAGTTTTATGCATGAACATGGATTACATATCATTGGACTAAACAGTCCCAAAAATCAGAATAGGAAATTCACTGCAATCCTTGCATGCAGATGTAAAGAAACATGGAAGAATAATAGGAATTCAATGCATCCAAGTCATCCACAGCTAGAAACAAACATTCACAGCAACCATCCCATTGATCAAACAAAGGCGTTCCCTGCCTAGAATCCCATATACAACTTGAAGCACCTATTTATGATAATTTCCAGAATCCAGAACCACCAGAAAACAGAATGAAAACACAGCTTCAAAATGTGGAAGTAAGCTACTATAAAACCTGAACATCATATACAGCATGGTTTTCTTAGATGATTCTACTAAAAAACATAAAGATAATCACATGAGTCCAAAATAGCTAAACCATACATGCTATGGACTTTTAGCACCATTTTTACATGGGTCCAAAAAACTAAGCCATTACCACTTACTACTTAGTTTCGATACCTATGGAGGTCGATCATCAGAATAAACAACGCTTGACAGAGTTTCGATACGAATGGAGGTCGATCATCAGAATCAAAAACACTTGACAGAGTTTCGATACCTATGGAGGTCGATCATCAGAATCAAAAACACTTGACACTAGCGCAAACAATCTGCAGACCTTAAACCGAAGCAAGTGTATCAACATGTTGGTAAGCTTCACACCATCTGTACCACGTGCTATCGCCCCAGCCACCAACCTCAGCATACACAGGCACTACTTCAACAAGCTCCTTCACAAACATACCATGAATATCGTAATAAATGAACTTATCCTCTACCAAAATCACAATCCTTGCTTTCTTTCCCTCCTTATCCACAACAAAACAGGGCGTATGGAAACCACGATTCTTCATCTCAGGATAACAAGTAATCAAGGGAGCAAAATCAACACGATACTTCACAACCCATTGAGAGTAGTCCCTCTTCAGTGCAAAAACATCGAACAGCATAGCTTTAGGCTTGTTTAGACAAATTACATACAAATTCCCCCCTGTTTCCCCAAAATACCTAATATCCCATCTGCCCACAACCTCCAAATTAGTTGGAATTCGAGGCGTGGATGGTTGTAGGCATTCATTTTCGATATCAAAGCATAGAGTACAACAATCGCTTCCCAAGAAATGAACGTCCCCATTCCATAACACGCCTTTACCAAAATAATACGCACTATCAGAATCCATCCCAAGTGCATCCCTACTAACACTCCAAACCCCAGCTTCAGACGAATAAACCAAGAATCTGTAAAAAGTCCCATTAAGGTCCACACCAACACAAACAAGTTTGTAGTAGTCAGATTTTACAGGGTCAAAAGCTATATTAGTGTACCGAATTACAAGCGGAATGCTTTCCGCATAAGGCCAGGGGATACTCCTATGCTTACATGTTGTGGGGTTGTACACAATTAGTTCTCGGCTAATATCATTCACCATAAACTGAATGCATAGCAATCCATTGCATGATTGTAAGCTTAAAATCTCACCTTCAAGCGAGTACCGTAAAGGAGAACTTACATTTCCCACTGAATCCACCCAATCTCCGGAAAATGACAGCAGATCAATCTCGTTCCGGTAGCTATCAGAACTGAAAAAGAGGAAATCAGTGGTCGGGTAGCGCCTGATCCTACTCGAATGCCGGCGGCGGAAGACGGGGTCGGAAATAAGCGAGAGCCATTGCTTGGAGACGCATTGGAAGCGGAGGAGGGATTTTGGCGGTAATTTGAGTAAAATTTGAGTCAAGAGATCTTCATTCCTGGCTATGATGGTTGCCGATGCTGATGGGGAGGATGAGAAAGAGGTGTCAAGTGGGATGTCATCGTTTTGCTTTTCTTGGATGGATTTTGATGGCGAAGAAGGGAGGGGAGTTGATGAGGAAGCAGTGGAGTTGAGGGAGATTTTTCTTGGGTTTTCTATGGGTTCAAAACGGGAGGTTTTGGTAGACTTGCCGCCGGGAAGCATTTCGGGAGCCGGATTCAGAGTGGAACTGTAGCAGGGACTTGACGGGTACTGGATGTGGGGGAGAACTTGGCTTGTTGCAGGAGAGTTTTAAAAGGTACGACGGGCTTTTAATTTCAATTTCGGGAAAGTCGTTTAAAAACATCCTTTTGCACTTTGTTAAATAGATTTTTTTATCCTTCATCTTTTGAATAGTTCAAATTTGCCAAATAATATTTGACTTGCatcacaaatatattttttaatccatctttttatattcttaattattttttttattttacatacatcatatcataaaaaatattacaataattatttcaaataatattttatccaaacaaactctgGATATGTATCttttagaaaaatatttgtGTTTGTAtcacaaatatatttttaattacttttttatctttttatatttttacctTTTCATCTTTTTATATTGGGATAATTTcggaaacctcccctgaggtttctgacacttgcactgagATCCCCTgaagttctcaaaatttcactgacctcccttgCTTTGAGTTTTTGGTAACAAAGCAGTCCAAATCATATTACAATATTATTTTCATGAGTGAGAAGGTATTTTTATTCCATGACTGCCCTTTTGCTCCTTGTATTAGTAGAAGATTGAAAGAAGAATAAATGATTTGGACTGATTACTAAAGTTGAGAGGGTGTAAGTGCAATAAAAAAATTGTAAGCACCAGATGTGCCATGCAACAGTTATTTGGCGGATTTTGCAACGGCCAGATTTTTGCTTGTTTGTAGAGTATGATACTGTGTTTGAGTGGTTAAAATAGAAGTTTCTACCTGAAATACTAAAATGTACCTTTAAAGGGAGTGTTTTGTGTGTGTTTGTTGTGTGCGTGCatgtatttcaaaaaaaatttttttttttgctgcacCCTTGGTGTGTATTTGCGTATATCTACAAGAATTGGATAGCTCCGAGCAAGGAAATTGATCTTGCATTTCTTTTGTGTGCTTGTGTTTGTCAATAAGAATTGGAATGCTACAACCAGAGAGAGTGAAAACTGTtgccaagattttttttttttttttttttttgacaatatTGGTTAAAACAGTAGTGCTGATGGAGTTCGGTGGTTGAAAGGCAAGAAACGGCCAAATGTATTCTCTGCATTGGGCTTACTTGGTCCAAAATCGAGGTTAAGTCCAACTGAGGAAATGCAGGTGTCATCAGGTTCAAGTGGTTCAGTACAAGCTCCATCTTGCAGACCATGCATGGGACCGTGATGATCTATTTAGGAGGTTGTCTACTTTCAACTCCATGACTTGGTTTGCTAAACCACAGGTACAAATCTCAGAGCCTGCTCTCTGCaatgggaatttttttttttttttttggatggttggttctaaattgcaagaattaattcttttcttgtcaaatatcaatcatgGGCATTGGCTGTTAAAGTTTTGTCTAAATTTTCGTGATCCAATTCTAGTACACAAAATTTTTCGGATAGTTGAGAATTGATAAAACTTTCATGAGATATCCACAAGAAGATCAATGACTATGAGGCGTGGCAACATTTCACTGTTACAGCATAAAGTAATCTTGCCTATTTTAATGAGATGCTAGAAGCTCCATAAGCTGATCCACTTTGCCATATAATTATAGCATCATTTGTCAAAATTGTTTCAACCTGGATGTTTGCCTTTAGTGGCCATTGTGGTGCTCATAACATCATACATTCTGGCACCCATTTTTCTCCATATTCATGAAACCATATTTTGTAAAACTCCATCACTCCCACATGAAAAACTCAGCATTCTGGACAGAATCCGGCCGAAACCGGCCTGAAATCCGGGCACAAAAAACTGGCCggatgtaaaaaaaaaaaaaaaaaaaaaaaaaaaatccgctGTAGaaaatccggccaacaatccggccggaaatccggccagaaagtggccggatatgcaacagtaaaaaaaaaaaaaaaaattttgcccagaatccctccacgaatccctccaatttctggccggattgtgaacagtaaccagcgtaagatgaatccgtttcacgatcattgatcattgatgacaaaatgtataaatagaacttattttgttcatgattgtggattttttgtgtgaaattagcttccctttgctttggatactaatgcatatatttgattagcaaagattagctcatgtcatgtttttatcccttgaacattgtatggttccacatgcttgatcatttttcctttttccttgaattgcatgattttgttgattgcaaccttttatttttaagaaatttatttgttttgattttgtctttttcagggtgcaataagtgaacttccattctttctcaaatacggttggaaattcatcacttggacatggtttcggattgcgcaagtcataaggggagtattttcttttactctttctttattttccttttctcacattgaggacaatgtgaagtttaagtgtgggggaggaaatatgtgaacttgcattctaatgctatgtgatgatattttgtgaattgaaatgcttagaaatattggaattgtgtttgaattatttgccatgtggataatttgcttgaaattgggtttgttggcagggagttttcatccatttataaggagaaactctgtaaaaatttttctaaaatcttttccaatatttcattatggcccaaaagttcttcaaatttttgcattttcattcaaaaagggcaaagtattccaaccttaagtgttttattcttccaattgttgaaatgttatatgtattttggaaggtttagtcctcatttaacttggaaatgtttattacgcaattagaatttttacattttagaaagtatatttggtaaaatgaggaaaattatgcctataattttacatgtttaatgagatttcttctctttacttaattttgcaagtaagtgattgatatagtcgataaaggttatattcctcctttgattattcttatatattttctaagagggaatatctatttattgtcctttatttctg
This genomic interval carries:
- the LOC113755091 gene encoding F-box protein At5g07610-like, which encodes MLPGGKSTKTSRFEPIENPRKISLNSTASSSTPLPSSPSKSIQEKQNDDIPLDTSFSSSPSASATIIARNEDLLTQILLKLPPKSLLRFQCVSKQWLSLISDPVFRRRHSSRIRRYPTTDFLFFSSDSYRNEIDLLSFSGDWVDSVGNVSSPLRYSLEGEILSLQSCNGLLCIQFMVNDISRELIVYNPTTCKHRSIPWPYAESIPLVIRYTNIAFDPVKSDYYKLVCVGVDLNGTFYRFLVYSSEAGVWSVSRDALGMDSDSAYYFGKGVLWNGDVHFLGSDCCTLCFDIENECLQPSTPRIPTNLEVVGRWDIRYFGETGGNLYVICLNKPKAMLFDVFALKRDYSQWVVKYRVDFAPLITCYPEMKNRGFHTPCFVVDKEGKKARIVILVEDKFIYYDIHGMFVKELVEVVPVYAEVGGWGDSTWYRWCEAYQHVDTLASV